In one Paraburkholderia azotifigens genomic region, the following are encoded:
- a CDS encoding PaaI family thioesterase, with amino-acid sequence MSTPALSPSAALNCDETEFEPLVTGPGFVQTCGGFLLHRHLPVLGVRVLPAHLNAIGIAHGGFLATFADTAFGAVLRRDCGYTASPTVNLSTNYLAPVYAGEWAQAHVEIVKAGRSLAHATCTVTAGGRAVLQASGVFYLRSRPRAPSPLACATRHAEPAQATRSNETLGRA; translated from the coding sequence ATGTCTACTCCCGCCCTTTCCCCCTCTGCGGCCTTAAACTGCGACGAGACAGAGTTCGAACCACTGGTGACCGGCCCGGGCTTCGTGCAGACCTGCGGCGGCTTCCTCCTGCATCGTCACCTCCCCGTGCTGGGCGTTCGGGTCCTGCCCGCGCACCTCAACGCGATCGGCATTGCGCACGGCGGCTTTCTCGCCACGTTCGCCGACACCGCGTTCGGCGCTGTCCTCCGACGCGATTGCGGCTATACCGCATCACCCACGGTGAACCTGAGCACCAACTACCTCGCCCCGGTTTATGCCGGCGAATGGGCGCAAGCGCACGTGGAAATCGTCAAGGCCGGCCGCAGCCTCGCTCATGCAACCTGCACCGTTACCGCGGGCGGGCGCGCCGTGCTGCAAGCAAGCGGTGTCTTCTATCTGCGCAGCCGGCCCCGCGCGCCGTCGCCCCTCGCGTGCGCAACCCGCCATGCTGAGCCGGCTCAGGCAACCCGCTCAAATGAGACTCTCGGAAGAGCCTGA
- a CDS encoding alkyl/aryl-sulfatase, whose protein sequence is MSEYLQTFSIDTPASQRHATGATIDAHRQALRSLPAQDLIDEAEAVRGFIGSIKDAEIRDAYDRIVWSMAPYDFLDAEDAPATAHPALWRQARLNRHHGLFEVTGRIYQVRGFDLSNMTIVEGDTGLIIIDPLTCKETAKAALELYLAHRPAKPVLTVIYSHSHADHFGGVKGVIDEADVRAGKVSVIAPAGFMEEAVSEQVLAGTAMARRAQFQFGHTLAINACCQIDSGLGKNGVKGTITLIEPTQLISEESETHVIDGVEIVFQLTPETEAPAEMHFFFPQFRALNLAENGTRTLHNLCPLRGAQVRNAKKWSYYLNQALERYAPYADVVFAQHHWPTWGNARLSAFMTQQRDLYKYLHDQTLRLANHGFTASEIAETLRLPDSLAAQWHTHGYYGTVSHNAKAIYQHYLSWYDGNPSNLNALPPEPAAQKYVEYMGGADAMLERARRDFERGEYRWVAQVMNHLVFAQPGLREARELGAAALEQLGFQAESATWRNAFLLGARELREGYTVGAGYGKRSADMVRGMTDELFFDYLAIRLDGLKVQLLNARIAWHFADTDRRYTLHLSNGALTVSPGSPTRGHEVAVTLSRQTLDQILLGETSFREAMEKRTIKLDGNSSIFLALLAALDTFDGRFNVVEP, encoded by the coding sequence ATGTCTGAATATCTTCAAACCTTCTCCATCGACACACCGGCATCACAGCGCCACGCAACGGGGGCAACCATCGATGCGCACAGGCAAGCGTTGCGCAGCCTGCCAGCGCAAGATCTCATCGACGAAGCCGAAGCCGTGCGCGGCTTTATCGGGTCGATCAAGGATGCCGAAATACGCGATGCCTACGACCGGATCGTCTGGAGCATGGCCCCCTATGACTTCCTCGATGCGGAGGACGCCCCCGCCACCGCCCACCCCGCGCTATGGCGTCAGGCGCGCCTGAACCGGCATCACGGCCTTTTCGAAGTCACCGGGCGCATCTATCAGGTGCGAGGCTTCGATCTGTCGAACATGACGATCGTCGAAGGCGACACGGGCCTCATCATTATCGACCCGCTGACATGCAAGGAAACGGCCAAGGCTGCACTGGAACTCTATCTCGCGCACCGTCCCGCGAAGCCCGTGCTCACGGTTATTTACAGTCACAGTCACGCGGACCACTTCGGCGGTGTCAAGGGCGTCATCGACGAAGCGGACGTGCGCGCCGGCAAGGTAAGCGTCATCGCGCCGGCCGGATTCATGGAAGAGGCCGTCTCGGAGCAGGTGCTGGCTGGCACCGCCATGGCGCGGCGCGCGCAATTTCAGTTCGGCCACACGCTCGCCATCAATGCCTGCTGCCAGATCGATTCGGGGCTCGGCAAGAACGGAGTCAAAGGCACGATCACGCTCATCGAGCCCACCCAACTGATCAGCGAAGAAAGCGAGACGCATGTCATCGACGGCGTGGAAATCGTGTTTCAGCTGACGCCCGAAACGGAGGCGCCCGCGGAGATGCACTTCTTCTTCCCGCAGTTCCGTGCGCTGAACCTCGCGGAAAACGGCACGCGCACGCTGCACAACCTGTGCCCGCTCCGCGGAGCGCAGGTTCGCAACGCCAAAAAGTGGTCGTATTACCTCAATCAGGCTCTCGAACGCTACGCGCCGTACGCCGACGTCGTGTTCGCGCAGCACCACTGGCCCACCTGGGGCAATGCACGCCTCAGCGCGTTCATGACGCAGCAGCGCGATTTGTACAAATATCTCCACGACCAGACCTTGCGTCTTGCGAATCACGGCTTCACCGCGTCCGAGATCGCGGAGACGCTGCGCCTGCCCGACAGCCTCGCCGCGCAGTGGCACACCCACGGCTACTATGGGACGGTGTCGCATAACGCGAAGGCGATCTATCAGCATTACCTGAGCTGGTACGACGGCAATCCCAGCAATCTGAACGCCTTGCCGCCGGAGCCCGCTGCGCAAAAGTACGTCGAGTACATGGGCGGCGCCGACGCAATGCTGGAGCGTGCACGTCGTGATTTCGAACGCGGCGAGTATCGCTGGGTGGCGCAGGTGATGAATCATCTGGTGTTCGCGCAACCGGGCTTGCGCGAAGCACGCGAACTCGGCGCTGCAGCGCTGGAACAGTTGGGGTTCCAGGCGGAATCGGCAACGTGGCGCAATGCTTTCTTGCTGGGCGCCCGCGAACTGCGCGAAGGATATACCGTCGGCGCGGGGTATGGAAAGCGCAGCGCCGACATGGTCCGCGGCATGACCGACGAACTGTTCTTCGACTATCTGGCGATTCGTCTCGACGGTCTGAAGGTGCAGTTGCTGAACGCCCGCATTGCATGGCATTTTGCCGACACGGACCGGCGCTATACGCTGCATCTGAGCAACGGCGCGCTGACCGTCTCTCCTGGTTCGCCCACGCGTGGACATGAGGTCGCGGTAACGCTCTCGCGACAAACGCTCGACCAGATCCTGCTCGGCGAAACGAGTTTCCGTGAAGCCATGGAGAAGCGGACGATAAAGCTCGATGGCAATTCGAGTATTTTTCTCGCGCTGCTCGCCGCGCTCGACACCTTCGATGGGCGGTTTAACGTTGTAGAACCGTGA
- a CDS encoding porin → MKKQVIALAASAAFAAPVFAQSSVTLYGVIDEGVNYTNSVGGHSVVELQSGYAQGSRWGLKGAEDLGGGNKAIFTLESGFDLNSGRAGQGGRMFGRQAYVGVSNDRFGTVTLGRQYDSVVDYLAQTTSNGNWSGYLFSHPFDNDNTDNSFRVNNTVKYASPDIAGFQFGGTYSFSNDTNFANNRQYSFGAQYATGGLLLAAAYLQANNTGATAAGAIATNDASFFAQRMRVFGAGINYTFGSATAGFVYTNSDYHNPTGNGYLGNPGAIVANGSTLNRLRFQNFEVNAKYQFTPAFYVGGEYVYTLENYDASTGGVKPKVHSVGLMADYNISKRTDVYVQGMYQKVAGDKTNSIMDNAFILGTQAPSSTSNQLAFRAAIRHKF, encoded by the coding sequence ATGAAGAAACAGGTCATCGCGCTGGCCGCTTCGGCCGCGTTTGCCGCTCCCGTGTTCGCACAAAGCAGCGTCACGCTGTATGGCGTGATAGACGAAGGCGTCAACTACACGAATAGCGTCGGCGGCCACAGTGTCGTCGAACTGCAAAGCGGTTATGCACAAGGCAGCCGTTGGGGCTTGAAGGGCGCGGAAGATCTGGGCGGCGGCAACAAGGCGATCTTCACGCTCGAAAGCGGCTTCGACCTGAATAGCGGCCGTGCGGGGCAGGGCGGCCGCATGTTCGGCCGCCAGGCCTACGTCGGCGTGTCGAACGACCGCTTCGGTACCGTCACGTTGGGCCGTCAATACGATTCCGTCGTCGACTACCTCGCGCAGACCACGTCGAACGGCAACTGGTCGGGCTATCTGTTCTCGCACCCGTTCGATAACGACAATACGGACAACTCGTTCCGCGTCAACAACACGGTCAAGTACGCGAGCCCGGATATCGCAGGCTTCCAGTTCGGCGGCACGTATAGCTTCAGCAACGACACGAACTTCGCCAACAATCGCCAGTACAGCTTCGGCGCGCAGTACGCGACGGGCGGCCTGCTGCTCGCAGCGGCCTACCTGCAGGCGAACAACACGGGCGCGACGGCTGCGGGCGCGATCGCGACCAACGACGCCAGCTTTTTCGCACAGCGCATGCGCGTGTTCGGCGCGGGCATCAACTACACGTTCGGCTCGGCAACGGCCGGCTTCGTGTATACGAACTCGGACTATCACAATCCGACGGGTAACGGCTACCTCGGCAATCCGGGTGCCATCGTCGCAAATGGCTCGACGCTGAACCGCCTGCGTTTCCAGAACTTCGAAGTGAACGCGAAATACCAGTTCACGCCCGCGTTCTATGTCGGCGGCGAATACGTGTACACGCTCGAGAACTACGACGCATCGACAGGCGGCGTGAAGCCGAAAGTGCATTCCGTCGGTCTGATGGCGGACTACAACATCTCGAAGCGCACCGACGTCTACGTGCAGGGCATGTATCAGAAGGTGGCAGGTGACAAGACGAACTCGATCATGGACAACGCGTTCATTCTCGGCACGCAGGCGCCGTCGTCGACGTCGAACCAGCTCGCGTTCCGCGCCGCAATTCGCCACAAGTTTTGA
- a CDS encoding helix-turn-helix domain-containing protein produces MLTQAVGQFSSIRALFVASGERLANFETDGRFREWFRETTRHTDDVFAIGNGDALLSAIGKPGRRFDIQRQTGVSGGLSVAGSFSSANARSAVRQALELVRQDFGVAVLRGVLELIPDTGLPEFAAIAGQHAMSIKDKIHESAQWIARNCHKAISVTVAAQTAGMSERSYLRHFRAEMGIKPSEHLRRSRVKLAAAMLESSDLPVDKIARRCGLTSGECLARLFRQVWGIAPTEYRGRVRSISTNA; encoded by the coding sequence GTGCTGACGCAGGCGGTTGGGCAGTTTTCTTCTATCAGGGCGCTCTTTGTTGCGAGCGGAGAACGACTTGCTAACTTCGAAACGGATGGGCGATTCCGGGAATGGTTTCGCGAGACGACACGTCACACCGATGATGTTTTCGCGATCGGGAATGGTGATGCGCTTCTGTCGGCGATTGGCAAGCCGGGCAGGCGTTTCGATATTCAAAGACAGACGGGTGTGTCTGGTGGATTGTCGGTCGCCGGGTCTTTCAGCAGTGCTAACGCGCGGTCAGCCGTGAGACAAGCGCTCGAGTTGGTGCGGCAGGATTTTGGTGTGGCTGTGTTGCGCGGCGTGCTCGAGTTGATTCCTGATACGGGATTGCCTGAATTTGCGGCCATTGCCGGACAACACGCGATGTCGATCAAGGACAAGATTCACGAGAGCGCACAGTGGATCGCGCGCAATTGCCATAAGGCCATTTCCGTTACGGTTGCCGCGCAGACAGCGGGGATGAGCGAGCGTTCGTACTTGAGACACTTTCGCGCTGAAATGGGTATCAAGCCTTCTGAACACCTGCGACGCTCGCGCGTGAAACTGGCCGCCGCAATGCTTGAATCGAGCGATTTGCCTGTCGATAAGATCGCCCGGCGGTGCGGACTCACGAGCGGGGAATGTCTGGCGAGGCTGTTTCGGCAGGTTTGGGGGATAGCGCCGACGGAGTATCGGGGGCGAGTGCGCTCTATCTCGACCAACGCATAG
- a CDS encoding undecaprenyl-phosphate glucose phosphotransferase, giving the protein MSGEAVSAGLGDSADGVSGASALYLDQRIEKRAIRTSSAYLNDADTYSKAADFLCISGAAYISQCIVFHNGNAFSHIDGLLGLLGLALPFITFRITRVYQPFRYESAINNAIRVLVAWLIAQLVLAAISHAYPGSSLRSHWLLWWTVIAACALIAGRSVIHVLPSLNRSWPFAPTRVAIVAPSSANDGLLAWIAPQVRNAFIPEVIYDPSLPLDTTIGVIPAVRTLERLKDIVRAENLREIWIVNSLFEPISVEHLFESFCDDFVNIRVLPILERSASTASSVEDFRGIPILNVMATPDRNWETVPKEIFDRVFAFAVLVAISPILLAIALAVKLSSPGSIFFRQHRKGMNGDVFSIYKFRTMYQGADKPGTVVQARKGDARVTRVGRFLRSTSLDELPQFLNVLKGEMSVVGPRPHAVEHDEYYKNVVQHYMFRYRIKPGITGWAQVNGYRGETAEIEKMEARVKSDLYYIQHWSFWMDMKIIFLTLAKGFIGRSAY; this is encoded by the coding sequence ATGTCTGGCGAGGCTGTTTCGGCAGGTTTGGGGGATAGCGCCGACGGAGTATCGGGGGCGAGTGCGCTCTATCTCGACCAACGCATAGAGAAGCGCGCAATTCGAACGTCATCGGCCTACTTAAACGATGCTGACACCTATTCCAAAGCCGCGGACTTTCTGTGTATTTCGGGGGCCGCCTATATTTCGCAATGCATCGTCTTTCACAACGGCAATGCGTTTTCGCATATCGACGGTCTGCTTGGACTTCTTGGACTTGCGCTGCCGTTCATCACGTTTCGGATCACGAGGGTATATCAGCCGTTTCGCTACGAATCCGCAATTAACAACGCGATTCGTGTGCTGGTCGCATGGCTCATTGCCCAACTGGTTCTAGCCGCGATATCGCATGCCTATCCCGGCAGCAGCCTGCGTAGCCACTGGCTGCTTTGGTGGACGGTTATTGCCGCATGCGCGCTCATCGCCGGAAGAAGCGTCATTCACGTGTTGCCGTCACTGAATCGTTCGTGGCCTTTTGCACCGACACGGGTCGCTATCGTGGCGCCGTCTTCTGCAAACGATGGCTTGCTCGCATGGATCGCGCCGCAGGTTAGAAACGCGTTCATTCCCGAGGTCATTTACGATCCCTCTCTCCCCCTTGATACTACCATCGGCGTTATTCCGGCGGTGAGAACGCTGGAACGGCTGAAAGACATCGTGCGAGCGGAAAATCTCAGAGAGATCTGGATTGTCAACTCACTGTTCGAGCCCATTTCCGTCGAACATCTTTTCGAATCGTTTTGCGACGATTTCGTCAACATACGTGTGTTGCCGATACTGGAGCGATCTGCATCTACCGCGTCCTCTGTTGAGGACTTTCGTGGCATACCAATACTGAACGTCATGGCCACACCGGATCGCAATTGGGAAACCGTGCCGAAAGAAATCTTTGACCGCGTGTTCGCATTCGCTGTTTTGGTCGCAATTTCTCCAATACTTCTGGCGATTGCACTTGCAGTCAAATTGTCGTCACCGGGTTCCATCTTCTTCCGGCAGCACCGCAAAGGCATGAACGGCGATGTCTTCTCAATATATAAATTTCGCACGATGTACCAGGGCGCGGACAAGCCTGGAACCGTTGTACAAGCGCGAAAGGGAGACGCTCGTGTTACCAGAGTTGGCCGATTTTTGCGCAGCACCAGTCTTGATGAGTTGCCGCAATTTCTCAACGTTCTCAAAGGTGAAATGTCCGTTGTTGGGCCGCGTCCGCATGCGGTGGAGCATGACGAGTACTACAAGAATGTCGTGCAGCACTATATGTTCCGGTATCGGATCAAGCCTGGAATTACAGGCTGGGCGCAGGTTAATGGATATCGCGGGGAGACAGCAGAAATCGAAAAGATGGAAGCGCGGGTCAAGTCCGACCTGTATTACATTCAGCATTGGTCTTTCTGGATGGATATGAAGATCATTTTCCTCACCCTCGCGAAGGGGTTTATTGGTCGAAGTGCCTACTAG
- a CDS encoding IS5 family transposase, whose protein sequence is MTQLGLGLDLSTKRTRKREFLDEMTRVVPWQKLIALIEPHYPKGKTGRPPFPVATMLRIHFMQQWFSLSDPAMEEALHDIPLYREFALLGTGMTRLPDESTILRFRHLLEAHELSARMLATVNEILQAKGLMLKVGSAVDATLISAPSSTKKAGTRDPEMSQTQKGGSWYFGMKAHIGVDVESGLVHTVKCTPANVHDITVAHELLHGDEQVAFADAGYVGIEKRGETGAVQWHVAMRPSKRRKLDKSKRLDRIYEKVERLKAGVRAKVEHPFRVLKCQFGYLKARYRGLAKNTAQIETQFALINLWLARGVLGKAK, encoded by the coding sequence ATGACACAACTTGGTCTTGGTCTGGATCTGTCGACGAAGCGCACTCGCAAGCGCGAGTTTCTCGATGAGATGACGCGCGTGGTGCCGTGGCAGAAGCTGATTGCGCTCATCGAACCGCACTATCCGAAAGGCAAGACCGGCCGCCCACCGTTCCCAGTCGCAACGATGTTGCGCATTCACTTCATGCAGCAATGGTTCAGCCTCTCGGACCCGGCGATGGAGGAGGCGCTGCACGACATCCCGCTGTACCGGGAGTTCGCGCTGCTGGGCACGGGTATGACGCGGCTGCCTGACGAGAGCACGATCCTGCGATTCCGGCACCTGCTTGAGGCCCATGAGCTGTCGGCCAGAATGCTGGCGACGGTCAACGAGATCCTGCAGGCGAAGGGCCTGATGCTCAAGGTGGGCTCGGCGGTCGACGCAACGCTGATTTCGGCACCCAGTTCGACGAAGAAGGCTGGCACGCGAGACCCCGAGATGAGCCAGACGCAAAAGGGCGGCAGCTGGTACTTCGGTATGAAGGCGCACATCGGAGTCGATGTGGAGTCGGGGCTCGTGCATACCGTCAAGTGCACGCCGGCAAATGTTCACGACATCACGGTGGCGCATGAACTGTTGCACGGCGACGAGCAGGTTGCGTTTGCCGATGCGGGCTACGTGGGCATCGAGAAGCGAGGCGAAACGGGTGCCGTCCAGTGGCACGTGGCGATGAGGCCGAGCAAGCGAAGAAAGCTGGACAAAAGCAAGCGGCTGGACAGAATCTACGAGAAAGTCGAGCGGCTCAAGGCGGGCGTGCGGGCGAAGGTTGAGCACCCGTTTCGGGTGCTCAAATGTCAGTTCGGCTATCTGAAGGCGCGGTATCGGGGACTGGCGAAAAACACGGCGCAGATCGAAACGCAGTTCGCGCTGATCAATCTCTGGCTGGCTCGCGGGGTGCTCGGTAAAGCGAAATGA
- a CDS encoding acyltransferase family protein, with amino-acid sequence MRTRIPLRACQLEIPGRKRVVQTFPILGHTLLLFPFDVVQLDPVIWSLVYEMRISLIFPIVIFLLHQLPGFLFLSLVTAASLFTAAYEMHCGTNMIGPSLLAEWAPTAYYVLMFALGGVVAMQRQRIATAIRSTSFSWLLLLVSIFVYWFARPLAIYSLGRLGDVSADWLIMLASAGILICAISNCRFSNALKARTLLFLGRISYSLYLIHLVILFTCVHGLSVHGPKVILLAAVLTVPISYLMYQLVERPSIRGGTLLARTLVFGRKTSEL; translated from the coding sequence ATGAGGACGCGAATTCCACTCCGCGCGTGCCAGTTAGAGATCCCAGGCAGAAAACGGGTTGTTCAGACCTTCCCTATCTTGGGTCATACTCTTTTACTTTTTCCTTTCGACGTAGTCCAACTCGACCCTGTGATCTGGTCGCTTGTTTATGAAATGCGGATCTCCTTAATCTTCCCGATTGTCATTTTCTTGCTGCATCAACTTCCGGGGTTCCTATTCCTGTCCCTCGTTACCGCGGCCTCGTTGTTCACTGCCGCATATGAAATGCATTGCGGCACGAATATGATTGGACCAAGTCTGCTCGCCGAGTGGGCACCTACCGCATATTATGTTTTGATGTTCGCATTAGGCGGTGTAGTTGCGATGCAACGTCAGCGAATTGCTACAGCTATCCGCTCTACCAGTTTCTCGTGGCTGCTTCTTCTCGTTTCAATCTTTGTGTACTGGTTCGCACGTCCCCTTGCGATATATAGTCTCGGCAGACTGGGTGACGTATCAGCCGATTGGTTGATCATGCTTGCCTCTGCAGGGATCCTCATCTGCGCGATATCGAACTGCCGGTTCTCGAACGCACTGAAGGCGCGCACGCTGCTTTTCCTTGGCAGGATTTCTTACAGTCTGTACCTGATTCATCTCGTGATCCTGTTTACCTGCGTGCACGGTCTGAGTGTGCACGGGCCGAAGGTGATCCTGCTCGCCGCCGTTCTGACCGTACCAATCAGCTATCTGATGTATCAACTCGTTGAAAGGCCTTCAATCCGCGGTGGGACGTTGCTCGCAAGGACGCTAGTATTCGGCCGAAAAACCTCCGAGTTGTAA
- a CDS encoding acyltransferase family protein has protein sequence MKFNDDRYATLDGMRGVAALCVVALHVRMLFSWHEFTHAYLAVDLFFAISGFVLARTYEKRILAGELSAIEFMRLRAIRLYPLYLLGLVAGAIAAYTLWRYGMQPTNHPILKIGGETLVALLLLPAPFAHHLYPTNGPCWSLFAELLANAAYACFLPRLTNRILGVVIVMTWCAVLAIVMLGNFSNGYAWKGAYVGMVRVIFSFSIGVLIHRLAPTTRFRSNAGSLLIVALALLTISINVPERFEHLYILASVTAIIPLITWFAVHVEPAVAVRKVWIFTGAVSYGVYVLHEPIGALLEIVLSRDFHVSRSVMIFMSIPFLSGLIVLVAVLNRSYDTAFRRILLQYAVPHDRRHSSMNLPGAD, from the coding sequence TTGAAATTTAACGATGATAGGTACGCAACCCTTGACGGCATGAGGGGTGTAGCCGCGCTCTGCGTAGTGGCACTTCACGTACGGATGTTGTTCTCGTGGCACGAATTTACCCATGCATATCTCGCCGTCGACCTGTTTTTTGCTATCAGTGGCTTCGTTCTTGCGCGCACATACGAGAAACGAATACTGGCGGGCGAGCTTAGTGCCATCGAATTTATGCGGCTACGTGCCATACGGCTGTATCCTCTCTACCTGCTCGGGCTGGTCGCTGGTGCAATTGCCGCATACACGCTTTGGCGATACGGCATGCAACCCACCAATCATCCTATACTGAAGATTGGTGGGGAAACGCTTGTGGCGTTGCTGCTGCTGCCCGCACCTTTTGCGCATCATCTATATCCAACGAACGGACCTTGTTGGTCCCTATTCGCCGAACTCCTTGCCAACGCCGCTTATGCCTGTTTTCTTCCTCGATTGACGAATCGCATTCTGGGCGTCGTTATTGTCATGACGTGGTGCGCGGTTCTGGCGATCGTGATGCTCGGAAACTTCAGTAACGGTTACGCTTGGAAAGGCGCGTACGTTGGTATGGTGCGTGTGATTTTTTCGTTTTCAATTGGCGTTTTGATCCACAGACTCGCGCCAACGACACGCTTCAGAAGCAACGCTGGCTCGCTACTCATTGTTGCGCTCGCGCTCCTGACGATATCTATTAACGTACCGGAACGATTCGAACATCTCTATATTTTGGCTTCCGTGACTGCAATAATTCCCCTAATCACATGGTTTGCGGTGCACGTCGAGCCGGCGGTGGCAGTTCGCAAGGTTTGGATTTTCACAGGGGCCGTTTCGTATGGGGTATATGTACTGCATGAACCAATAGGCGCTCTCCTCGAAATAGTCCTTAGCCGCGACTTCCACGTTTCTCGATCAGTGATGATCTTCATGAGCATCCCGTTCTTGTCCGGACTGATTGTTCTGGTCGCAGTCCTGAATCGCTCGTACGACACCGCGTTCCGTCGCATTTTATTGCAGTATGCCGTGCCACACGATCGGCGACATAGCAGCATGAACTTGCCTGGAGCCGACTAG
- a CDS encoding glycosyltransferase family 4 protein yields the protein MRIVHLANHIRNTGNGIVNMMVDLACTQAKAGNDVVVATSGGEFDELLNSHGVKTFQLTQSSSVWRIFSMIRAFRKLTHECQPDVVHAHMVTGVLIGRFASMKRNYVLLATVHNVFQRSASLMRLGDRVVCVTKDVAKSMGNRGISKSKIEVVRNGTIGSPRRSPVELLPAETLKRPCIVTVAGMYERKGIRDLILAFSIVNGRFPESRLYLIGDGPDRPAMEALVRDLKLEKRVRFTGFVADPHAYLQSSDVFVLASHNESGALALVEAREAGCAIIATDVDGNPEMLDFGRAGVLIPVRRPETLADAICRMLDDHDLRESYRQRSRIGLSEFSVEYVCEQYLTVYRRAIRCLGEHSSMRN from the coding sequence ATGCGTATTGTGCATCTCGCGAATCACATCAGAAATACCGGCAATGGAATTGTCAACATGATGGTTGACTTGGCTTGTACTCAAGCCAAAGCCGGGAATGACGTCGTTGTTGCAACGTCGGGCGGGGAATTCGACGAATTGTTAAACAGTCATGGGGTGAAGACGTTTCAGTTGACACAGTCATCTAGCGTTTGGCGGATTTTTTCCATGATACGTGCGTTTCGAAAATTGACGCATGAGTGCCAGCCCGATGTTGTGCATGCACATATGGTTACGGGGGTTCTGATCGGCCGGTTTGCTTCGATGAAGCGTAACTATGTATTGTTAGCGACCGTGCACAATGTTTTTCAAAGAAGCGCATCTTTAATGAGGTTAGGTGATCGTGTAGTTTGTGTCACAAAAGACGTTGCGAAGTCCATGGGGAATCGAGGGATATCAAAATCTAAGATCGAGGTCGTGAGAAATGGAACGATCGGTTCACCCCGACGCTCGCCGGTGGAATTGCTGCCCGCGGAGACGCTGAAGCGCCCATGCATCGTAACCGTTGCCGGAATGTATGAGCGTAAAGGTATCCGTGATCTTATCTTGGCATTTTCGATAGTTAATGGTCGCTTCCCGGAAAGCAGACTATATTTGATTGGCGATGGACCAGATAGACCCGCTATGGAAGCACTCGTACGAGATTTGAAGCTGGAAAAACGTGTTCGCTTCACTGGATTTGTCGCTGATCCGCATGCTTATCTTCAAAGCTCGGATGTGTTTGTACTAGCCTCTCACAACGAGTCAGGTGCGTTGGCTTTGGTAGAGGCGCGGGAGGCCGGTTGCGCGATCATTGCTACGGATGTGGACGGAAACCCGGAAATGCTCGATTTTGGGCGTGCGGGCGTATTGATCCCAGTAAGACGCCCGGAAACGCTTGCGGATGCAATATGTAGGATGTTGGATGACCATGATCTGCGGGAATCGTATCGTCAACGGAGTCGCATCGGGTTAAGCGAATTTTCCGTCGAATACGTTTGCGAACAATATCTCACAGTTTATCGGCGTGCGATCAGGTGCCTTGGCGAGCACAGCAGCATGCGTAACTGA